One Paramisgurnus dabryanus chromosome 10, PD_genome_1.1, whole genome shotgun sequence genomic region harbors:
- the spp1 gene encoding osteopontin → MKAIVLMLLIATAYCIPVKRSASSSESSEERVVAQKPGPMQRKAAAKLAQAEPTQTTPVESSESTDSADDTEEADDESEADEKEEDNTTNSSESDSEETSATSGPPTEEPTLAPTIETGRGDNLVYSGDYKKTIVYVDSKEKLPKSYNSEKMGDLTMVSKKMSSYNGQYVNDVEKDNNLYKALELKNVLLENEYTSTPEMEAAPGDHELDPVANQDIEGANLGDSSSVSASASEETEDSISSSQETTATPGAADSDSSQSTESQESEEVVTQALTTEALVVIAK, encoded by the exons ATGAAGGCTATTGTTTTGATGCTTCTCATCGCCACAGCGTACTGCATACCT GTGAAGCGTTCAGCTAGCAGTTCTGAGAGCTCAGAAGAACGTGTGGTTGCTCAAAAG CCTGGCCCCATGCAACGAAAGGCAGCTGCTAAACTGGCCCAGGCAGAACCTACACAG ACCACACCAGTAGAATCCAGTGAAAGCACGGACAGTGCAGATGACACTGAG GAAGCAGATGATGAATCTGAAGCAGATGAGAAGGAAGAGGATAAT ACGACTAATTCTAGTGAGAGTGACTCTGAGGAAACTTCTGCCACAAGTGGCCCACCTACTGAGGAGCCCACCCTAGCCCCAACCATCGAGACAGGTCGGGGTGACAACTTGGTCTATTCTGGTGACTACAAAAAAACCATTGTCTATGTGGATTCAAAGGAAAAACTACCTAAATCTTACAACAGTGAAAAGATGGGCGATTTGACAATGGTCAGCAAAAAGATGTCTTCCTACAATGGTCAATACGTCAATGATGTGGAGAAAGACAATAATCTTTACAAG GCTctagagttgaaaaatgttctcTTGGAAAACGAATACACCAGCACCCCAGAGATGGAGGCGGCTCCAGGCGACCATGAGCTTGACCCTGTGGCAAATCAGGACATCGAGGGGGCCAATCTTGGAGACTCCTCCAGTGTCAGTGCTAGTGCTAGTGAGGAGACTGAAGACAGCATCTCAAGCAGCCAGGAAACCACGGCCACCCCTGGAGCTGCTGACAGTGACTCCTCACAGAGCACAGAAAGTCAGGAGAGTGAAGAGGTTGTCACTCAGGCCTTGACTACTGAGGCCTTGGTTGTCATAGCAAAGTAA